A single window of Sphingobacterium sp. ML3W DNA harbors:
- the uvrA gene encoding excinuclease ABC subunit UvrA, with the protein MAKTQDNSPKNYIQIKGARVNNLKNIDVDIPKNKLVVITGMSGSGKSSLAFDTLYAEGQRRYVESLSSYARQFMGRMNKPEVDYIKGIAPAIAIEQRVITSNPRSTVGTSTEIYDYLKLLYARIGKTFSPVSGQLVTKDTVSSIVDFATSLEEGTSITIYAPLIPTNDRKLKEELSLLLQKGFVRIKYKGELQKIESIIDNKKIDNKAIKEGEIEIVTDRLRIESDDDTLNRLSDSIQTALFEGKGNCSITVGEEVHHFSDRFELDGILFEEPTANFFSFNNPYGACRRCEGYGKVVGIDPDLVIPDKSRSVYDGAIAPWRGEKMGEWLQALIKVSLKFDFPIHRAYSDLTAAQKKVLWTGNKYFSGLDKFFKELEEQTYKIQYRVMLSRYRGKTDCPDCHGSRLRQDATYVKVGDRSITDIVLMPLDQALAFFQGLVLVGNDLLIAKRLLSEIESRLQFLCDVGLSYLTLNRLSNSLSGGESQRINLATSLGSSLVGSIYVLDEPSIGLHPRDTQRLISVLKSLRDIGNTVIVVEHEQEMMEAADYLIDIGPEAGINGGELVFAGHYEDIIKDDKSLTGRYLSGKDSIDIPKQRRQWNNAITIKGAHENNLQGIDVTFPLNNFTVVTGVSGSGKTSLVKRILYPALQKAIGNYSGEQTGVYDGIEGDIDHVEQIEMVDQNPIGRSSRSNPVTYVKAWDEVRALYSNLPAAKAAGLKPAAFSFNVEGGRCDVCQGEGEVKIEMQFMADIVLPCEVCDGKRFKQHVLDVQYKHKSVSDILGLSVDEAIVFFADQPKILAKLQPLQDVGLGYVKLGQSSSTLSGGEAQRIKLASFLIKGNNSKKTLFIFDEPTTGLHFHDIKKLLKSFEALINLGNSILVIEHNMDMIKSADWVIDIGPEGGDKGGKLVFAGLPEDLVNCKDSYTGQYLQTHLKN; encoded by the coding sequence ATGGCGAAGACACAGGATAATAGTCCGAAAAATTATATTCAAATAAAAGGGGCAAGGGTCAATAACTTAAAGAATATTGATGTCGATATCCCGAAAAACAAACTGGTTGTTATCACAGGTATGTCAGGCTCAGGAAAATCTTCTTTAGCCTTTGATACATTATATGCAGAGGGGCAGCGTCGTTATGTCGAAAGTCTGTCGTCCTATGCCCGTCAGTTTATGGGAAGGATGAATAAACCAGAGGTGGATTATATCAAAGGAATTGCGCCAGCAATTGCCATTGAGCAGCGGGTCATCACCAGCAATCCACGTTCTACGGTAGGTACATCCACAGAGATTTATGATTACCTAAAATTACTATATGCACGTATCGGCAAAACTTTTTCTCCTGTATCTGGGCAACTTGTGACGAAAGATACTGTTTCCAGTATTGTCGATTTTGCCACTTCTTTAGAAGAGGGAACTTCCATTACTATTTATGCCCCGCTTATTCCTACGAACGATCGTAAATTGAAAGAAGAGCTTTCGCTATTATTGCAAAAAGGCTTTGTTCGTATAAAATATAAAGGCGAACTGCAGAAAATAGAAAGTATTATCGATAATAAAAAGATCGATAATAAGGCCATCAAAGAAGGAGAGATTGAAATTGTTACGGATCGTTTGCGCATCGAATCGGATGACGACACCTTAAATCGTCTTTCGGACTCCATTCAGACAGCTTTATTTGAAGGAAAAGGCAATTGTTCCATTACTGTGGGCGAAGAAGTCCATCATTTCTCTGATCGCTTTGAACTCGATGGTATTTTATTTGAAGAGCCAACTGCCAATTTTTTCAGTTTTAATAATCCCTATGGCGCCTGTCGTCGATGTGAGGGATATGGAAAAGTTGTCGGCATAGACCCTGATTTGGTTATTCCTGATAAAAGCCGTTCGGTGTATGACGGCGCTATTGCGCCATGGCGTGGTGAAAAGATGGGGGAATGGTTGCAGGCTTTAATTAAAGTCTCCTTAAAATTTGATTTCCCTATACATCGCGCTTATTCGGATCTAACCGCCGCACAAAAGAAGGTGCTTTGGACTGGGAATAAGTATTTTTCAGGTTTGGATAAATTCTTTAAGGAACTAGAAGAGCAGACCTATAAGATCCAGTATCGGGTTATGTTATCACGGTATCGTGGCAAGACCGATTGTCCAGATTGTCATGGTTCACGTCTTCGCCAAGATGCGACATACGTTAAGGTTGGGGATAGATCCATTACAGATATTGTTTTGATGCCATTAGACCAAGCATTAGCCTTTTTTCAAGGCTTGGTATTGGTGGGAAATGATCTCTTGATAGCGAAGCGATTATTATCAGAAATTGAAAGTAGATTACAGTTTCTTTGCGATGTAGGACTGAGCTATTTAACCTTAAATAGACTTTCAAACTCGCTTTCCGGAGGAGAGTCACAACGTATCAATCTGGCCACTTCTTTAGGAAGTTCTTTGGTCGGTTCTATCTATGTTTTGGATGAACCCAGTATCGGTTTGCACCCTAGAGATACACAAAGGTTGATCAGTGTGTTAAAATCATTACGTGATATTGGGAACACCGTAATTGTGGTGGAGCATGAACAAGAAATGATGGAGGCCGCAGATTATTTGATCGATATTGGTCCTGAAGCAGGAATTAATGGCGGGGAATTGGTTTTTGCAGGTCATTACGAAGATATTATTAAGGATGATAAAAGTTTGACAGGACGCTATTTAAGCGGGAAAGATAGTATCGATATTCCTAAGCAACGTCGTCAGTGGAATAATGCCATTACCATCAAGGGCGCGCATGAGAATAACCTTCAGGGAATTGATGTGACGTTTCCGTTGAACAATTTCACAGTGGTTACCGGTGTTTCAGGCTCTGGTAAAACATCCTTGGTGAAACGAATTCTGTATCCCGCTTTGCAGAAAGCCATCGGAAATTATTCGGGAGAACAAACCGGTGTGTATGACGGTATCGAAGGAGATATTGATCATGTGGAGCAAATAGAAATGGTCGATCAGAATCCTATTGGCCGTTCCTCACGATCCAATCCTGTTACTTATGTGAAGGCATGGGATGAAGTGAGAGCATTGTATTCGAACTTACCGGCAGCAAAAGCCGCGGGTCTCAAACCGGCAGCCTTTTCATTCAACGTGGAAGGCGGGCGTTGCGATGTATGTCAAGGTGAAGGTGAAGTGAAGATCGAGATGCAGTTTATGGCAGATATCGTCTTGCCTTGTGAAGTCTGCGATGGAAAACGGTTTAAGCAACATGTGTTGGATGTGCAATATAAACATAAATCTGTTTCTGATATTTTAGGATTGAGTGTCGATGAGGCCATTGTTTTCTTTGCGGATCAACCTAAGATATTAGCTAAGTTACAACCTTTACAAGATGTTGGACTTGGTTATGTCAAGTTGGGACAATCATCGAGTACCCTGTCTGGAGGAGAAGCACAACGGATAAAATTGGCTTCATTTTTAATCAAAGGAAATAATAGTAAGAAAACACTATTCATTTTTGATGAGCCTACGACAGGCCTTCATTTTCATGATATCAAAAAGCTTTTGAAATCTTTTGAGGCACTGATTAACTTGGGGAATAGCATTTTGGTCATCGAGCATAATATGGATATGATCAAGTCCGCAGACTGGGTTATTGATATCGGGCCCGAGGGTGGAGACAAAGGGGGTAAATTAGTTTTCGCGGGTCTGCCCGAAGATTTGGTAAACTGTAAAGATTCTTATACAGGACAATATTTACAAACGCATTTAAAAAATTAG
- a CDS encoding GMC oxidoreductase has product MKNDNNYDAIVIGSGISGGWAAKEFCEKGLKTLVLERGRDVKHIKDYPTAYQDPWQLGNNNQLTLKEQKENPIASKCYANKEDAKHFFTPDDVQPYIQEQPFDWIRGYQVGGKSLTWAKQTQRWSPYDFEGPARDGFAVDWPIRYADIAPWYSYVEKFVGISGNLDGIEAMPDGEFLPPWEMNQVELEIQRRIHNSYPDRKVIAGRCAHLTKPKQIHIDQGRGACQARNLCQRGCPFGGYFSSNASTLPWAQKTGNLTLRPHAVVDSIIYDDQLGKAIGVRVIDAETNKSMEFYAKVIFVNASAIATNQILLNSISDRFPQGIGNDSGVLGKYIAFHNYLGSISASYEGFEDSYYYGRRPTQPIIPNFRNVAKQEMDFLRGYASFFGASRGRSSASQLAMQVGGDYKDQLSTLGDWHVGMMMQGETIPQEKNHIRLSTDRKDRYGVPLVITAIAYDENDFKSRDDFFQQGAEMLEAGGAKNISIHNSGQNPGLDIHEMGGARMGLDPKTSILNKWNQMHHCTNVFVTDGASMVSTGTQNPSLTYMALTARAVTYAVEQMKKGNIK; this is encoded by the coding sequence ATGAAAAACGATAATAATTATGATGCTATTGTAATCGGTTCTGGAATTTCCGGAGGATGGGCCGCAAAGGAATTCTGTGAAAAAGGATTAAAAACATTGGTATTAGAAAGGGGTAGAGATGTTAAGCATATTAAAGATTACCCCACAGCATACCAAGATCCCTGGCAGCTTGGAAATAATAATCAACTGACTTTAAAGGAACAAAAAGAAAATCCAATTGCCTCAAAATGTTACGCGAATAAGGAAGATGCCAAACATTTTTTTACACCGGATGATGTACAGCCTTATATCCAAGAGCAACCCTTTGATTGGATTAGAGGTTATCAGGTGGGAGGTAAATCTTTGACCTGGGCTAAACAAACACAACGTTGGTCGCCATATGATTTTGAGGGTCCCGCAAGGGATGGATTTGCTGTAGATTGGCCGATCCGCTATGCTGATATAGCACCTTGGTATAGTTATGTAGAAAAATTTGTTGGCATTTCAGGTAATTTAGATGGTATTGAGGCGATGCCCGATGGAGAGTTTTTGCCACCCTGGGAAATGAATCAAGTAGAATTAGAAATTCAACGTAGAATTCACAATAGCTATCCTGACCGCAAAGTGATTGCAGGGAGATGTGCACACCTCACTAAACCAAAACAGATACATATTGATCAAGGAAGAGGAGCATGTCAAGCTCGAAACCTCTGTCAACGAGGCTGTCCTTTTGGAGGTTACTTTAGTTCCAATGCTTCCACTTTACCATGGGCACAGAAGACCGGTAACCTAACGCTGAGACCCCATGCAGTCGTCGATTCGATAATTTATGATGATCAATTAGGAAAAGCTATTGGTGTACGTGTCATAGATGCCGAGACCAATAAAAGTATGGAATTCTATGCTAAAGTAATTTTTGTAAATGCATCTGCAATTGCTACAAATCAAATTTTATTAAATTCTATTTCCGACAGATTCCCGCAAGGAATAGGTAACGATAGCGGTGTTTTGGGTAAGTATATTGCCTTTCACAATTACTTAGGTTCCATCAGTGCGAGTTATGAAGGTTTTGAAGATAGCTATTATTATGGAAGGAGACCTACACAGCCTATTATCCCTAATTTTAGAAATGTAGCAAAACAGGAAATGGATTTTTTACGTGGATATGCATCTTTTTTTGGAGCATCCCGAGGTCGTTCATCAGCCTCTCAATTAGCCATGCAGGTAGGAGGTGATTATAAAGATCAATTGAGTACTTTAGGAGATTGGCATGTAGGCATGATGATGCAGGGCGAGACCATTCCTCAAGAAAAAAATCACATTCGTTTAAGCACAGATAGAAAGGATAGATATGGAGTTCCATTGGTCATTACAGCAATTGCGTATGATGAAAATGATTTTAAATCACGGGATGATTTCTTTCAGCAGGGAGCGGAGATGTTAGAAGCCGGTGGAGCAAAAAATATTTCAATACATAATAGTGGTCAAAATCCAGGGCTCGATATTCATGAAATGGGAGGAGCGAGGATGGGGCTAGATCCTAAAACGTCAATTTTGAACAAATGGAATCAAATGCATCATTGTACTAATGTTTTTGTGACAGATGGTGCATCTATGGTGTCTACTGGAACTCAAAATCCTTCATTGACATACATGGCACTAACCGCCAGAGCAGTTACATATGCAGTTGAACAGATGAAAAAAGGAAATATAAAATAA
- a CDS encoding M20/M25/M40 family metallo-hydrolase translates to MKRTNLTYILSKKVLGYALFLSFLAIDNGFAQNRSQQAPQVLEPIVQKIVVEANHNSQLESLAFELLDVVGPRLVGTPGMTRANEWALAKFESWGIAAKNEKFGEWRGWERGISHIDMITPRVKSLVGTQLAWSPSTKGKSIQGEVIALPDVKDSLSFYKWLPDVKGKFVMISMPQPTGRPDHNWEEFGTKQSIEKMNRSRDSLALLWNNRIKASGMSANSIPSILEDAGAAGILTSNWSNEFGANKIFGARSYKAPSLDISLEDYGMLYRLADKGIKPMIRVETSSKDLGNVPSFNTIAEIKGSEFPNEYIILSAHLDSWEGGSGATDNGTGTIAMMEVARILKQVLPNPKRTILIGLWGSEEQGLNGSRSFVLDNPDIVENTQAVFNLDNGTGRVERINGSGFVHAYDYISRWMSAVPVAVTKDIKTEFPGSPSGGGSDHSSFVAAGVPAFMLSSLSWGYFTNTWHTNLDTYDKLVFDDLKYNVILTAVMAYKASEEPALVNREQRVLPADRDGKPGVWPPIRQPRRSGVGY, encoded by the coding sequence ATGAAAAGAACTAATCTTACGTATATTTTATCAAAAAAAGTCTTAGGATATGCTTTGTTTTTAAGCTTTCTAGCGATAGACAATGGATTTGCACAAAACCGATCTCAACAAGCGCCGCAGGTATTAGAACCTATTGTGCAAAAAATCGTAGTAGAAGCCAATCATAATTCTCAATTAGAATCACTTGCATTTGAGTTGCTCGATGTTGTTGGTCCACGTTTAGTGGGGACTCCAGGTATGACTCGGGCAAATGAATGGGCATTAGCAAAGTTTGAAAGTTGGGGAATTGCGGCCAAGAATGAGAAATTTGGTGAATGGAGAGGATGGGAACGCGGTATTTCGCATATCGATATGATCACGCCTCGTGTTAAGTCATTGGTCGGCACACAACTGGCTTGGAGTCCAAGTACAAAAGGAAAAAGTATACAAGGAGAGGTTATAGCACTACCAGATGTAAAGGATTCCTTATCTTTTTACAAATGGCTACCAGATGTTAAAGGCAAATTCGTCATGATTTCCATGCCACAACCTACAGGGCGACCAGATCATAATTGGGAAGAGTTTGGGACAAAGCAGTCTATTGAAAAAATGAATAGATCTCGGGACTCTTTGGCGCTTTTATGGAACAATCGCATTAAAGCATCGGGCATGTCAGCGAACTCTATTCCTTCCATTTTGGAAGATGCAGGAGCTGCAGGTATTTTGACCAGTAACTGGTCAAATGAATTTGGTGCAAATAAAATCTTTGGAGCACGATCATATAAGGCACCATCGCTCGATATATCTTTAGAGGATTATGGTATGTTATATCGTCTCGCAGATAAAGGTATCAAACCTATGATCCGTGTAGAGACCTCTTCAAAAGACTTAGGCAATGTGCCTTCGTTCAATACCATTGCAGAGATTAAAGGAAGTGAATTTCCCAATGAGTATATTATTCTCTCGGCGCATCTAGATTCGTGGGAGGGTGGTTCTGGCGCCACAGATAATGGCACAGGGACTATCGCAATGATGGAAGTAGCACGTATTTTAAAACAGGTATTACCAAATCCGAAACGAACTATTTTGATTGGTCTTTGGGGAAGTGAAGAGCAGGGTTTAAATGGTTCTCGCTCTTTTGTATTGGATAATCCAGATATTGTTGAAAACACACAAGCTGTTTTCAATCTGGATAATGGAACAGGACGTGTAGAGAGAATTAATGGTTCGGGCTTTGTACATGCTTACGATTATATATCACGTTGGATGTCTGCCGTACCGGTTGCGGTGACAAAAGATATCAAAACTGAATTCCCAGGATCTCCAAGTGGCGGTGGGTCAGACCATTCTTCTTTTGTCGCAGCGGGTGTACCAGCCTTTATGTTAAGCTCTTTATCTTGGGGTTACTTTACGAATACATGGCATACGAACTTAGATACTTATGATAAGTTGGTATTCGATGATTTGAAATACAATGTCATCCTTACCGCTGTGATGGCGTATAAAGCCTCTGAAGAGCCTGCTTTAGTTAATAGGGAACAACGTGTGCTACCTGCAGATCGAGATGGCAAACCGGGTGTTTGGCCTCCCATTAGGCAACCAAGGAGAAGTGGTGTTGGTTATTAA
- the pafA gene encoding alkaline phosphatase PafA, producing the protein MIKKMLVMMCFGLSTLTTFAQSPERPKLVVGLMVDQMRWDYLYRFAERYGNGGFKRLLSDGFSCENTLINYIPTYTAIGHSSVYTGSVPAIHGISGNDWIMEQTGKAMYCTQDDNVEGVGTTEPEGKQSPRNLLASTITDQLKLATNFQSKVIGIAIKDRGGILPAGHFADAAYWFEAKSGNWITSNFYMDKLPKWVDDFNKKKLAEKYLKQDWKPSYPLATYTSSIADDNIYEGKYAGETSPTLPRATSKLMETEGYELIKTTPMGNTLTLDLAKAAIENEKLGNNPTKSTDFLCVSLSATDYVGHRYSLSSVEIEDIYLKLDHELADLFNYLDKTVGAGNYTFFLTADHAASYNSRYFMDMKGNGGYFPSRQIITALNENLKAKYGQEKLVKSLMNYQVHLDNEKIETLKLDEEAIKTDIIKYLKKQDGVAFVFDMSKGDVLQAPLAIREKAINGYHMKRSGIIQIVVEPQWYDGTPRSTGTTHGTWSSFDSHIPLVFMGWGIKPGVSNKAVNVTDIAPTLAALLHVMEPNGSIGTPIVEVLGQ; encoded by the coding sequence ATGATTAAAAAAATGTTAGTAATGATGTGCTTTGGGTTGAGTACCTTAACAACCTTCGCACAGTCTCCAGAACGTCCTAAATTAGTCGTCGGTCTTATGGTTGACCAAATGCGTTGGGACTATTTGTATCGATTTGCTGAAAGGTACGGTAATGGAGGTTTCAAAAGATTGTTGAGTGATGGATTTTCTTGTGAAAATACTTTGATCAACTATATTCCAACCTATACAGCAATTGGACATAGTTCGGTCTATACAGGCTCAGTCCCTGCTATACATGGTATTTCAGGAAATGATTGGATTATGGAGCAAACCGGTAAAGCGATGTACTGTACACAGGATGACAATGTAGAAGGTGTTGGTACAACAGAGCCTGAGGGTAAGCAATCGCCACGAAATCTGTTGGCTTCAACGATTACAGATCAACTGAAGTTGGCAACCAATTTTCAATCAAAGGTTATCGGTATTGCCATTAAAGATCGTGGTGGTATTCTTCCAGCAGGTCATTTCGCTGATGCTGCATATTGGTTTGAGGCTAAATCAGGCAATTGGATTACGAGCAATTTTTATATGGATAAGTTACCGAAGTGGGTAGATGATTTTAATAAGAAAAAGCTTGCTGAAAAATATTTAAAACAAGATTGGAAACCATCATATCCTTTGGCAACCTATACTTCAAGTATTGCAGATGACAATATATATGAGGGGAAATATGCCGGAGAAACAAGTCCAACATTGCCAAGAGCGACATCCAAACTGATGGAGACTGAAGGTTATGAGTTAATCAAAACTACACCTATGGGCAATACCTTGACATTGGATTTGGCTAAAGCAGCTATTGAAAATGAAAAACTAGGAAATAACCCGACGAAAAGTACAGACTTTTTGTGTGTCAGTTTATCTGCTACGGACTATGTAGGACATCGCTATTCTCTGTCTTCTGTAGAAATCGAAGATATCTATTTGAAACTGGATCATGAATTGGCTGATCTTTTTAACTATTTGGACAAGACCGTTGGAGCGGGCAATTATACGTTCTTTTTAACAGCAGATCATGCCGCATCTTATAACTCGCGTTATTTTATGGATATGAAGGGCAACGGTGGTTATTTTCCAAGTAGACAGATTATAACAGCTTTAAACGAAAATTTGAAAGCGAAATATGGTCAAGAAAAACTGGTTAAAAGCTTAATGAACTACCAGGTGCATTTGGATAATGAAAAGATTGAGACCTTAAAGTTAGATGAAGAAGCGATTAAAACGGATATCATCAAGTATCTGAAGAAACAGGATGGCGTTGCATTTGTATTTGATATGTCAAAAGGGGATGTCTTACAGGCGCCACTTGCGATACGAGAAAAAGCAATAAACGGATATCATATGAAACGTAGTGGTATTATTCAAATCGTTGTTGAACCACAATGGTATGATGGTACACCACGTTCGACAGGAACGACACATGGAACCTGGTCGAGCTTTGATTCCCATATACCGCTGGTATTTATGGGCTGGGGCATCAAACCTGGCGTTTCTAATAAAGCTGTTAACGTAACCGATATTGCTCCTACACTTGCTGCCTTGTTGCATGTCATGGAACCAAATGGTAGCATTGGCACACCAATCGTAGAGGTGCTTGGGCAGTAA
- a CDS encoding RrF2 family transcriptional regulator, translated as MLSKKTKYAIKALMVLGRNYGKDPMQIVKIAEEENIPKKFLEQILLEMRNAGILYSKKGAGGGYSLNKAPEDVYLSQVMRLIDGPIALLPCVSLNFYRSCDECTTEHACGIRDTFVEVRNAMLQILNDTSVASLINKEKQLNLDTSEDS; from the coding sequence ATGCTTTCTAAAAAGACAAAATATGCAATTAAGGCCTTAATGGTTTTAGGTAGGAACTACGGTAAGGACCCCATGCAGATCGTGAAAATTGCCGAGGAAGAAAATATTCCTAAGAAATTTTTAGAACAGATATTGTTAGAAATGCGTAATGCTGGAATTTTGTATAGCAAAAAAGGTGCTGGAGGTGGCTATAGTTTGAATAAAGCACCTGAAGATGTCTATTTATCTCAGGTAATGCGATTGATTGATGGCCCTATAGCCTTATTACCTTGTGTAAGTCTTAATTTTTATCGCTCTTGTGATGAATGTACAACAGAGCATGCATGTGGTATACGCGATACATTTGTCGAGGTTCGTAACGCTATGTTACAAATATTGAACGATACAAGTGTAGCAAGTTTAATTAATAAGGAAAAACAATTAAACTTAGATACATCAGAAGATAGTTAG
- the typA gene encoding translational GTPase TypA, producing the protein MQNIRNIAIIAHVDHGKTTLVDKILHFTNLFRDNDGTGDLILDNNDLERERGITIVAKNVSVQYKDVKINVIDTPGHADFGGEVERVLKMADGVVLLVDAFEGPMPQTRFVTQKALALGLKPLVVVNKVDKENCRPDEVYENVFDLFFSLDATEEQLAFPVLYGSSKQGWMSTDWKEPKEDLSELLDAIIAHFPPSPFYEGTLQMQITSLDYSTFVGRIAIGRVARGTIKEGQPISLMKRDGKIVKSRVKELHTFEGLGRRRVEEVACGDICAVVGIDGFDIGDTIADFENPEQLEVIHIDEPTMNMLFTINNSPFFGKEGKLVTSRHIHDRLQKELEKNLALRVLPTESPDAWLVYGRGILHLSVLIETMRREGYELQVGQPQVILKEIDGKKCEPIEVLVVDVPAEVSGKVIELVTQRKGELLIMETKGEMQHLEFEIPSRGIIGLRNNVLTATAGEAVMAHRLKGYEPWKGTIPGRQHGVLISLDKGTTTAYSIDKLQDRGKFFVDPGADIYEGQILGEHIRDNDLTINIVKAKQLTNMRASGTDDNARIAPAIKFSLEESMEYIQGDEYIEVTPQSIRLRKIYLTEGERKVNKKF; encoded by the coding sequence ATGCAAAATATTAGAAATATAGCGATTATCGCTCACGTCGATCACGGTAAAACTACTTTGGTAGACAAAATCTTACACTTCACAAATCTTTTTAGAGATAATGATGGTACAGGTGATTTAATTCTAGATAACAACGATTTAGAACGTGAACGCGGTATTACGATCGTTGCTAAAAACGTTTCTGTTCAATATAAAGATGTAAAGATCAACGTTATTGACACCCCTGGTCACGCCGATTTCGGTGGTGAAGTTGAACGTGTTTTGAAAATGGCTGATGGTGTTGTGCTATTGGTGGATGCTTTTGAAGGTCCAATGCCTCAAACACGTTTTGTTACACAAAAAGCGTTAGCTTTAGGTTTAAAACCTTTAGTTGTTGTGAATAAAGTGGACAAAGAAAACTGTCGTCCTGACGAGGTTTATGAAAATGTATTTGATTTATTCTTTAGCTTAGATGCTACTGAGGAACAATTAGCATTCCCTGTATTATACGGTTCAAGTAAACAAGGTTGGATGTCAACTGATTGGAAAGAGCCTAAAGAGGATTTATCTGAATTGTTAGATGCTATCATCGCACATTTCCCACCTTCACCATTTTATGAAGGTACATTACAAATGCAAATCACATCTTTAGATTACTCTACATTCGTAGGTCGTATTGCTATCGGTCGTGTTGCACGTGGAACAATTAAAGAAGGCCAACCTATTTCATTAATGAAACGTGATGGTAAAATCGTTAAATCTCGTGTAAAAGAGTTACATACATTTGAAGGATTAGGTCGTCGTCGTGTTGAAGAAGTTGCTTGTGGTGATATCTGTGCTGTAGTTGGTATCGATGGTTTTGACATCGGTGATACTATCGCTGATTTCGAAAACCCAGAGCAATTAGAGGTCATCCACATTGATGAGCCTACGATGAACATGTTGTTCACGATTAATAACTCTCCTTTCTTTGGTAAAGAAGGTAAATTGGTTACTTCTCGTCACATCCATGATCGTTTACAAAAAGAGTTAGAGAAAAACTTAGCATTACGTGTACTTCCTACAGAATCTCCTGATGCATGGTTAGTATATGGTCGTGGTATTCTCCATTTATCAGTATTGATCGAAACAATGCGTCGTGAAGGTTACGAATTGCAAGTTGGTCAACCTCAGGTTATCTTGAAAGAAATTGATGGTAAGAAATGTGAGCCAATTGAAGTATTGGTAGTTGATGTTCCTGCTGAAGTTTCTGGTAAAGTAATCGAATTGGTAACACAACGTAAAGGTGAGTTATTGATTATGGAGACAAAAGGTGAAATGCAACACTTAGAGTTCGAAATTCCTTCTCGTGGTATCATCGGCTTACGTAACAACGTACTGACTGCTACTGCTGGTGAGGCTGTTATGGCGCACCGTTTGAAAGGTTACGAACCTTGGAAAGGTACAATCCCTGGACGTCAACATGGTGTATTGATTTCATTGGATAAAGGTACTACAACAGCTTATTCTATCGATAAATTACAAGATCGTGGAAAATTCTTCGTTGATCCAGGAGCAGATATCTATGAAGGACAAATCTTAGGAGAGCATATCCGTGATAATGATTTAACAATCAATATCGTTAAAGCGAAACAATTGACTAACATGCGTGCTTCTGGTACAGATGATAATGCACGTATTGCACCAGCAATCAAATTCTCTTTAGAGGAATCAATGGAGTATATCCAAGGTGACGAATATATCGAGGTTACTCCTCAATCTATCCGTTTACGTAAAATCTACTTAACAGAAGGTGAACGTAAAGTGAATAAAAAATTCTAA